DNA from Lemur catta isolate mLemCat1 chromosome 7, mLemCat1.pri, whole genome shotgun sequence:
TGGAGGTGCTAGTACCTGATTTGAGTGGGAGCAGTTTCGTGATTTAAGGCATTGAGAAGAGgttgttccttttctttcccacatTGTTTTCTTATCCTGGAATAAGTGCCTGGGTCCTACTTCTAACATTCAGCAGCTTGAAAGTGTGAGTTACAGAGGCACCACAAATCAAGTGTTTTAAAGAGAGACTTACCTACCTATAAAGGGAGAAGTTGTTTTCCCGTGGACTCTTCAGGAAAGCAGTCTTAAGTGAGGACCTCCAGGGGCAGGAAGTGGAACATTCATTCCAGCCTTCTTTCATCAACAAGGAACACTACTCATATCATATGCTCAAGCAATATGCTAGGCATGGGTGGAATGCATAGACCTATTCCTTGGGAGCTTAGTGCCTCTTTTTTAAGTGTCCTTGAATCCCTGGTACCTCAGGGGAAGTGGAATTAAGGATGAAGGTGGAGCTGGAATGATaattgatgatgatggtgatagttAATAATGTTTTTTTGTGTCTTCCATCCAGTGAATGCTCGATATTAAGCCAGCTGGCTTAAAAAGAATTCCAGAAGCTTTTCGGATGTTCTTCTTTATTCTCATATTTGTATTGTGTAGCTGAAGTAACAAGCTTGTAGAGTTTCCTATGGATTACCTAAGGCTACATAGCAAAGCATTTACTGAGGCAGGGATTAAAATCCAAGGCTTCTGgactccaactttgtttttctttccaggaacttaaccatttttataatAGGAAATGTTAGAGAGTGCTAGGAAACAGAGTTTCAGGAGTGTGAATATTGGAACCCACTCTCCCAATTTTATTTGGCCTTGAAAACAGGAGTGCTGAATGGGTGGGCAGAAGAACCTGTTTTACCTGGGATGGTATAGGTCTGGGAGTCCTGTCAGTGAGTCAGCCAGCCTTCTGGGCTATGGCCACTCCCTAAGCTTCTTGAGCTCTGTGATTATTGCCGTAGTCTGAGGACGAGCCTCAACAACTCCTCTCGTCAGCTCTGGCCTCATCTCCTTCCATCAGAGGCAACAGATTCAGACAGGCCACTTGGGGTGGTCACCTAGGAATCTGGCAAAGTACTATAGCAACGGAAAATCTTTCCTCCAGCCAAGCAGAATTTAGAATATGGCAGAAACAGGCTCTGCTCACACATGCCTGACCTTGGTTGGGTGTTCCCTCAGAAGCAATAGGTCTAGAAGCAAATCCTGCCCATGAAGTTGAGTTATATGCATCGTTTCTAGATTCTGCCACTGTGGGGGCAGGCTTTATTTTGTCAGGAGATACTGGAACTCAATATAGGATTATAGACTTCATCTGGAAAGGGTTATCAAGAAGGTTGTGGGGTAAAGTTCATCATCCAGGGGTAGGTTGCCAGGCTACCCAGGAAACTGGGTGAGCTGCTTtgcttaaaatgaaacaaaaaagaatgggGTCAGAAAGAGTGACAGTTGGGCCTGTGGAAGGGCTGATACCTCAGTCTTATCACTTTAGTTTCCCTCAGGGATGGAGGATAcccttgcttctttctttcagaaGCTCAAGAGGCCTCAGTAGCCACAGTGGCCAATTCTGGGaatgagacttttaaaattatgggcACCTCAGTGTTCTaaggatttaatttctttttcccttctaatTATCTTCCCAGGCTGTAGGAGTCAAGTGAGTcaccctttctcttcttccccaggCGGAAATTGAAGCGACAGCTAAGTACTAGGGAGGGGCTCTGACCTGGATGactggttttctgtttcttttccctccctcctaaGGAACCTAGGTGGTCAGGCTTTGAGGTGGGGCTGTGCAGGGACTCTTCCTTCTTGCTTATATTCTAGCCCCAAACACTGCCAAGGTAGGGGACATCTTTTTTGAACCAAAGAACTCACAGAGGAAGAAGCTTCCGTAGGGAACTTTATTTGATGGTAGCATAAAACTGTGACTAAAGGTCTATTTTGTCCTTAAAATTGGTGTCCTCTCTCCAGCTTCATTTTTCTGTCTGCCAATTATGTACTGACCCATCAAGAGAAGCAGAAAGTTAATTGCTATTTACTATCTAAaaagcctggcatataataaatatttacttacatttttttttttaatgaatggcTGGATAGAACTTGAATAAATAGATGATGGTGGTAAAGATTTGTGAAATGCTTTGTGACAGTTTTGTTTCTTATCTTTGGTTTATTTAATTCTCAGTAAGGAGCTTGTTTTTCCAAACTGTTCAGAATCACTTTTCATGgttgtgctttttgttttgatTGGGACAGATCACCTCTTGACAGAGTCTAGGACTGCTGTGGATTAATCCTCCAGAGTCATATGCTGTCTTATTCTCCTGGCcctgttcttcctttccttcagTGAGCTCTTCCTTTCCATCTTACTGGTCCAGATAAAGGGGACAAGGACAGATGCTGTCCTAATTCTAGAGATTAAGTTCTCAGCACAAAGCAGATTAGGATATTTAGCCACTGTCTTGTAGTGGGAAGTTCTCCCTGAGCTGAGACGAGAGAGGGCATTTGATACTCCTGACAAAGCAAGCAGCACATCAGATGTTCTTATGAAACTTCCAATTTCCAGGAAAtcagcagagaaaggaagagctCTTGAAGTGTTCCTACTTAGAGTCCCAGTCTGAAAGAAATTGAGCTTAATCctggaaaaaaacattctttttttggtCAAAGAAAAGTTACCTAAAGCATGTCTCTTAATTTGATTGCATTGGAGTACTGGATATGTATggccagtttcttttttttacagaatTTAGAGCTGCTTTGGTATGAtatcttctccttcttcctcccccactcctttgtttcatttttagacCTCAGTGGGTCTAGTTCTGTGTCTTGATATCcatttttatctgtgtttttaaaaatttcccaaccTTGAGAACTAGCCTTTAGTTGAATAAAACTCTCAGGAATATCTGACACAGTAAAGAAACTTTAGGCAGTTGAAAGTGATTCAGAGCCagctgggaagagggaggaggagctggagaggCAAGTGGTATTCCATGCTTTGGGCcagtgtggaggtcagtgggacATGGGTGGGATCCAGAAGCCTCAGGCTGCTCCAGAGAAGGGAATGTAGCTGGTGTCAGTTACATAGTCAGTCCCTAGTTCTCACATCTGGTTAGAAAGGAGATGCGGACATATTCCAAAACATGTGGAAAGATCTACAGGTTAAGAATGAATCAGAAGAACACAGACCTTAGTGCAGGGGTTAAGATAGGAAAGATTCTGAGTCCTGTACCTTTATCTAAAGTGAGCAGTTCTGTGGGAAACTGGACCCATTTAGTGAGAAGGGTAAAGATAATTTGGGATGGCAAGATTTATATAAAGGTATGGGGCTGAATCTTTATAGAGTTTTATGAGTATGGTTGGTGTCCAAAGTGTTAGAGGcagcctttcattttctttattatctgtGCAGGTGTCCAGGACTAAGCCTGTATGTGTCACCTGCAGTGCCCATCTACAATGCGATTGTGTTTCTCTTTGTGCTGGCCAACTTCAGCATGGCCACCTTCATGGACCCAGGAATTTTCCCTCGAGGTAAgatctccctctcttctcttggAAGCTCCTTCCtgactttgaaaaataatgatttggGCCTTGAGTCCTGGGATTATGGGATACTTTGATAGTCTGATGATGGAAATCAGGCAGGGTCTTTAGGAATGTATGTCATAACTTTTAGCCATGTGATTCACTTTGGGtcaaatctttgatttttaactATTCATTCAGTAGAAATATATTTAGAGCATATGGGTCGGGCAGTATTGCTAGGTACAATAACACCCATAATGAATTACAGTTATAACAGTGTGATGTAAACTATAATGGAGGCATGAGCAAGCTTCTTTGAGAACGCAGAAAAGGGTGCACTTATATCTGCGTAGATAAATTGGGGAAATGCTGCTAAAAGTAGGTGGGAAAGACTTCAAATAGAAGATGGAAGGGAAGGGTATTTTTAGACAGAGGAAGCACCATATGCAGAAGCCTATAGCCATGAAATGGTGAGCTCGATGTGGCTGGCGGGTATAGTGCATGGTGGGACTGGAAGAGACAGGAGATAAACCCAGAGCTAAATTGTGAAGGTCTTTATATGCTAAAATAAAGATCATACTTCTTCCTTTGGATAGCAAGAGGTCTTTAATTGGAGAACATATAGGATCAgatttccttttagaaaaataatttttataagaatgtaCAGATACCTTTCGGGAGATAGTGGCAATCATATAAACCAAATGAGAACTTGAATTCAAGGCTGGATTTACAgattttttcagaaatagataCAATTTTTCATGACAACTTATTAAGGGAGAAAGAGGGTGAGGGAATTGTCTGGGATAGTTTCAAGATTCCTAACTTGGGAGACAAGTTGGATGTTGATTTTTGTAAAGCAAGATATGAGTTATAGGTATGTTGAACAGGTTGGGAGGGAAGACAGAGTGTACTGTTACATATGTTGAACTTGAGATATTTATGAGTTATCCAGGTAGAGTTACCCAGTGTACAATTAAGTAGTCAGAGTCAAAGATGTTGATTTAGGAGTCTTCAACCATGTGGTATTCGAAGCAACAGGAATAAGATTGTCCAGAGAAACAGTGAGATTAGGAAAGAACCAAAGTCAGACTGGATCAGCACTGACATTGTTacgagcagaggaggaggaggagccatgGAAGAGAGATTGAGCAAGAAGGTTAGTAGGAAGAGAAAGTGGGAACTAAGGAAAATGAAGTAGCTAGCTGATGGTTGGCGGTATCAGAAATTAGAGAGCTTCAATagtatggaaatttaaaatttcccattGTTTTGGTAACTAAGAAGTAACTGATCTTACCAAGAATAGTTTTAGtagtgtgtttatgtatatatgagGAAGAGATACAGGTAAATCACTAAATTGTAATGGTTTAAAAGGCAGTAAATGGGACATGAAGAAGCAGAGTCAATGAGTATTCAAATTACTCTTTTAAGAGGTaagcaaaatggcagaaaatgGAGTAATATCTTATGGGAGAAGAAGGGGGTGTTTTAGGATACAGAAGACTTTAGCATGTTCATAGCATGAGGAAAtggaacagagaagagagagaagctgAAGCTGAAGCAGGGGGATAATTGAAAGTAGATACCTAAAGGAAGGAGATGCTTTGCAGTGCATATTGGAAGGTTATGTTTACAGAAGGGGTAGGCTGTTGGGATAGGAGTTGAGAGAATCATTATCAATGAAATAAGAGGTGGAAAGAAGAGAATCTGACAAAGGTTGTTTCTGATGACATCTAATTTTCCTCTCAAATGTGAGGTTATCTTGTAAGAAAGAGTGAGACAGGATTGGGATAGCAACTCTGGTGAGATGaagtttttctgaaattcattgTGCTCCCAAAGCGTGCATCACTGTGCTTCATTTGTGACTTGTTTCCAAGATTAGGTGATGGGTAGGAACTTTGTGTCCCTACAGCCAAGGAAGGCTATTTAATGAGTCTTTAATGTTCattcatcaagtatttattgatGTACTATATCGAAGGCACTATCATGGTCATTTgggatgaattttttaaaaggtcattgCTTTCAAGTACCTCAGTTGAGAAAGGAAGATAGGGAAGACATTCCTATGAATAAATACACTATCATAAGTTGTAAGAGTAATCAAAGACCTATAGTACTTAAGAGGAGGAAAGAGCATACTTCAGGTATATGATGGTATGTAAGGATTAGAAGTTTCAAAATAAGcagcatttgaatttttttcctttaaaagaaaaatcctttatttaaacattttaaaatatctcctaTAATTTCACGGCCCAGAAATAATTACCACTATATTGTGGTATATATCCTTGCAGTATATtgcagatttttatatatatatatttttatgtttatacatGCCACATATCTGTACTATAtatttgtgtctatttttatttatgttttcaaagtggGAGCTTTCTGATTGTACAGTTCTTTGCattctttcacttatttataTTATAAGCATTTCTCTAAgtcagtaaaatttaaaaacttaatttttaatccCTAAATCAtagcttatttaatttttccttcccacatgtatttttttcctagattAATAACAATTTGTTACTGTAGATGAGAAGGCAAATAATGTccttgcagattttttttttttttttttttgagacagagtctcactttgtcgccccagcgagagtgcagtggcgtcagcctagctcacagcaacctcaaactccttggctcaagtgatccttctgcctcaccctcccaagtagctgggactacaggcacatgccactgctcccagctatttttttctatttttagtagaggtggggtctcactcttgctcagactggtctcgaacttctgacctcaaatgatcctcccgcctcagcctcccagagtgctaggattacaggtgtgagccactgcactggcctgTCTTTGCACTTTTGAAATGGGATGGTACTTATCTAATAGCTGAAAATTGAGAGAAAGGGCATTTGAGGCTTGAGCAACAATAATAGAGTAGCAGGAAGACATTCTGGGCAAAGGATTTGTGCAAGGAAAAAAGGTTGATGTTAGTCCCTCTCCTGGGTTGCTATAGTTCAGTCATGTGCTTGTAAATATTGAACTATTATACAAATTCATTATATGCATGCTTTGATATgtaaattatctatttcttttaaaatatattcataatactTAAACCAAAGAATATCAGCATATGCATATCCGTGCCACCTCTGAGTCATTTTCTCTTAAACCTCGCTTCCCAAAGCAGAATAAATTACTTCCTCATCTGTGTTCCCATAGTGTTACATACAGAGCTGATCTCACAGTGTTATAGTTATTAATTCCTAGTCTGTCTCACCCATTAGACTGTGAATTCCTCAAATGCAGAAGCCATGTTTTAAGCATCATTGCATCCTTGGTGCATACTGTAGTTCTGGCATAGCTGTTTTTCAACTAACTTTTCCTCTCTACAGCTGAGGAGGATGAGGACAAGGAAGATGATTTCCGAGCTCCCCTTTACAAAACAGTGGAGATCAAGGGCATCCAGGTGCGCATGAAATGGTGTGCTACCTGCCGCTTCTACCGTCCTCCTCGATGTTCCCACTGCAGTGTCTGTGACAACTGTGTGGAGGTAAGAATCCCGGGTAGGGTAAGACTTAATACTTAACATGTGTTGACATCTTCCTAACCATAGATACTTagccttggatttttttttttttgagacagagtcttgctttgttgcccaggctagagtgcagtggcatcttcatagctcactgcaacctcaaactcctgggcgcaagcaatcctcctgcctcagcttcccgagtagctgggactacaggtttgcacCAGTATGcttgggtaatttttaaaaattttttgtggagttgggggtctcactgtattgctcaggctggtctcaaactcatggcttcaagtgatcctcctgcctcagcctcccaaagtgccagaattataggcgtgagccactgtgcctggccccttgGATGAATTATAGTCCTGGCTAACTACCCTGGCTACATAGTCTAGCTCTATCAAAAGGTGTTAGCAAAGATGTTTAAAGGAGGGATGCTTTAACCCCAGGTGGGCATAGGCTTTCCTGACACCAAGAGCTATAGCTTTAGCCTTCAATCCTTTGACTTATCTTTTTGGTTATTTGTCCTGGCTTTGCTTTCTCTCATTTCCACAAAATCATTTTGTTGTgtttaaattttagttatatttttctcttcctgcttgTTCTTCAGCAttccttgtcttttatttttatccttatccctttttccatcctttttttctcttttttttgagatggggtctcactattttgcctagggtggagtgcagtggctattcatggGTACAGTCATAGTGcactgctgcctcaaactcctgtcctcaattgatcctccttgcctgctcagcttcctgagtagctggaactacaggtgtgtaccacctcACTGACTACAGTCCATTTTTACTTAGCTATAAACAGTTTCCTGCCAGATTTGCCTCACGAATCTTGATGTTTTTGCAAAGCCTCTGACATTTGTCCCTTTTAGAGTTCCTTGGTCATACAGGATAAACTTTGAGAGCTGGCCTTGGCCTTTGACCAACCTCTGAAAGGGTCTcccttacagattttttttttttttttgagacagagtgttgctttgttgcccgggttagagtgcagtggtgtctccATAGCTCattgtgacctcaaactcctaggctcaagtgattctcctgcctcagcctcctgagtagctgggactacaggtgcatgccactacgcccagctaatttttctatttttttgtagaaatggggtctcactcttgctcaggatggtcttgaactcctggcctcaagcaatcctcccaccttggcctcccagagtgctagtctTAGGGGCGTgaaccacagtgcctggcctcccTTACAGATTTATAGAGCAAGATAAACTTCATGAGCCTGTTTTAGTTTGAAGTTAAGTGGTGAACATGATCATAAATTACTAAAAGCAGAACTTAAGTTCTGCCATTTGTTCCTCTTCTTGACAGAAGTGATCTAGTCCTATGGTCCAAGAATGCCTCTCAGTTTATCTCTTTTTGTCCCTAGGAATTTGATCATCACTGCCCCTGGGTGAACAACTGTATTGGTCGCCGGAACTACcgttatttcttccttttcctcctttccctgacAGCCCACATTATGGGTGTGTTTGGCTTTGGCCTCCTTTATGTCCTCTACCACATAGAGGAACTCTCAGGGGTTCGCACTGCTGTCACGTATCCTTCAAGGCCTGTGGGGTGTGAGCTTGGAATGGGGAGGAATGAGGAAAGTTGAGTTCTCTGGTAGTGAGAGTGAAAGGGAAAATGGCTACAGCATGGGCTGGGGAAGGTGAGACCATGTTGCTCTGTTTTCCTTGACTGTTTGGCATCAGAATGGCAGTAATGTGTGTGGCTGGCTTATTCTTCATCCCTGTAGCTGGCCTCACGGGATTTCACGTGGTGCTGGTGGCTCGGGGACGCACAACCAATGAACAGGTATGGAGAGATGTGATGGGAGACCCCCGAATACCTTTTATGATGATGCATAGATTAGTGGCAGGGGCTGAGGTAGTCCCATTTTCTCATGTAAACATGCCAACAGAGGCCATTTCTTagttaataaacatttacagaatGTCCACTGTATATTGGACAATTTAGGCTCTGAGTTTatatagaaacaataaaagaCTTGGGCCAGCCCTCAAGCTTATAGTactacttaaagaaaaataatgatttttgtgCATATTAAATTAATTGCTTACTCTTATGCATATCATCTTAGTTTTCAATATTCAGAAAgctattgttcccattttacatgAGGAAGCTGATGTTTAGGGTCAGACAGCTACCATGAGGTATAGACCTAGAATTTTCAGTGAGGACCCTGACTCTAGAGTCCTTGTCCTTAACCATCACAGTATAAGTTTCTTGATGGTAGGTTtgtgttttactcatttttgtatccCCCAGATAGTGGATACATAGTAATTTATCACTGATTTTATGTTCTGGCCTTTGGAGGTCAAGGTCCCATCTTCTGACTAATctggtctttttttccttcctctaggTTACGGGTAAATTCCGGGGAGGTGTGAACCCCTTCACCAATGGCTGCTGTAACAATGTCAGCCGTGTACTCTGCAGTTCTCCAGCACCCAGGTACACCTATCCCTTCAGTCTAGGGTTCACCCTTTTGTGTGCTTTGGGCTGGTTCTGATATAGGGGTGGTCTGGTGGAAGACAGCTTTTTAGGAAAAGTTCTCTATTTAGAACGGTAAGTGCCTGCAAGGTAGAGACATGCCCATGCCCCTCCTTTAGCGGACCCTGTGAGTGTAGCTGGTATTCTTTGTGTTAAGGTTAATCTTCTTTGAGAGTTGAGGATGGGTGAGATAGATTTACTTTTACTTATGTGCTTTGAGCTAGGTATGTGCTCACAAAGGTCTAAGCCGCAGTTCTTCATGGAATCAAAGAAATTGGTTTAGTGCTAACCTTTTCACTGGCCTGGTAGGActgttttatttgtaaaaatgtttcaCATAGTAGGCAACCATTGCATAttacagtgaatgaatgaaaggctTCTCATTCTTAACACTCAGGTATTTGGGGAgaccaaagaaagagaagacaattGTAATTAGACCTCCCTTCCTTCGACCAGAAGTGTCAGATGGGCAGATAACTGTGAAGATCATGGATAATGGCATCCAGGGAGAACTGAGGAGAACTAAGGTGAGGAGTTTAGGGATGTAAAGCTAGGTAACTTGGGGAATCTCACACTGGCAAAGAGATGGAAACTTGCTTTAGTTACGTGTTCCTTATAGAATTTGTCACTTACTGATTTATGTTAAAATTACTTAGATACAGCTGGGTGCAATTGTTCAcactgtaatcccagaactttgggaggctgaggcagaaggattgcttgaggccaggagttggagaccagcctaagcaacatagcgagacctcatccctataaaaaataaacttagctgggtgtagtagtgtacacctgtagtgccagttactcaggaggctaaggcatcgctggagcccaggagttcaaggctgcagtgaactatgatggcaccactgcactccaacctggacaacagaggAGGACCCaatctcttaaataaaaaaaaaatttaaaaacaaatcttttctCCATTAGATTTCCAAGTCTATTCAGTTCGTTTCCCCaaactgactttttaataaatgttaaaaattattattagttttgggtttttttgtacatagatgggggtcttgctattgcccaggctggtctttaactcctggcctcaagcgatcttcccaccttggcctcccagtgtgctaggattacaggcatgagccactgtgttcaCCCTCCAAACTGACTCTTTTGCCTTGTCTTCCAGTCCCACTTTAGGAATATACTATTGACTTCCCAATACCTTTCTTATACCAGTTTAATACTTTTGAGTTGCCCTAATGCCCATTTCTCCAAATCTGATTTTCCCTTCCCTCATTTATCCAGTCTAAGGGAAGCCTGGAGATAACAGAGAGCCAGTCTGCAGATGCTGAACCTCCACCTCCTCCTAAGCCGGACCTGAGCCGTTATACGGGGCTACGAACACACCTCGGCCTGGCTACTAATGAGGGTAAGGGCTGCCTGGACCTGCGAGATCCTAGAAAACTAGAAGACAAGAGTGAGAAGTTTACTTGTGAGCTGTGAAGAGGACATGCAAGGGCTGGGAGATACTGCTTGTGTTGTGGCTGTAAACACCCAACAGTTGGTACTTCAGCCACTTCTTTGGACAGCTGGAAGAGAAGGGATGCCACATAAGCTACTGGCAGTGAATTGGACTTTTGTGGGGGAAATTGTCAGCCTCTAGACAGACCAGAACATCCTAGGACCTGTTTGGTGCAGTCACCCACCTTGAGTTCTGGGGTGCTATGAGTCTTTAGTCTTGATTTCAGCAAAATCATGTTCCTTAGACTTCCCTTTTACTGGGTATTTCTTGTTTCTAACTTGTACTCCCTCTGTACTTTAAGGAACTCTTGGCAGATTGAGAGAACAGCTTGTAAAATAGTGCCTCTTGAACCTTTTTACCTGCAGATAGCAGCCTCTTGGGCAAGGATAGCCCCCCTACACCTACCATGTACAAGTATCGGCCGGGTTACAGTAGCAGCAGTACATCAGCCGCCATGCCTCATTCCTCCAGCGCCAAGGTACTGAGTACTCTAAGGGGGGTCATAACATGCCAGCtgttttggaggaaaaaagattgggggaaggaaaaggcagaagggaagagaagaaaaccacGGGCATTTTACTGTTTGTTGGCATTCATGGAATTGCATCTCCTTGATAGCTTGGTAATGTGTTTCATCAGAGGGGGCAATATAGCATAATAGATAAAAACACTGATTAATGTTAGATTTGAGTTCAAAACTCAGGTCTGCCACCACATGTTACTTAACCTAAGCCCTGTTTTCTTGGATCTTAAAATGAGATATCGTTTGTTCTAACTCATAGATTTGCTTTAAGGGTTAAGCCAGATAATGCTTGTCAAAGTTCTAAGCATATtattggcacatagtaaataacTGTTTTTGACTGATTCCTTGGGCTCTTGGGTCTAGTTTCTGTCAGAAGAGAAGTACTAAGAGTctgctttatttcttcctcagttGAGTCGTGGGGACAGCTTAAAGGAGCCAACCTCAATTGCAGAGAGCAGCCGCCATCCCAGCTACCGCTCAGAGCCCAGCTTGGAGCCAGACAGCTTCCGTTCTCCCACCTTTGGCAAAAGCTTTCATTTTGATCCGCTATCCAGTGGCTCACGTTCCTCCAGCCTCAAGTCAGCCCAGGGCACAGGCTTTGAGCTGGGCCAGTTGCAGTCCATTCGTTCAGAGggcaccacctccacctcctaTAAGAGCCTGGCCAACCAGACACGCAATGGAAGCCTATCTTATGACAGCTTGCTCACTCCTTCAGATAGCCCTGATTTTGAGTCAGTGCAGGCAGGGCCTGAGCCAGATCCACCTTTAGGCTAC
Protein-coding regions in this window:
- the ZDHHC5 gene encoding palmitoyltransferase ZDHHC5, which codes for MPAESGKRFKPSKYVPVSAAAIFLVGATTLFFAFTCPGLSLYVSPAVPIYNAIVFLFVLANFSMATFMDPGIFPRAEEDEDKEDDFRAPLYKTVEIKGIQVRMKWCATCRFYRPPRCSHCSVCDNCVEEFDHHCPWVNNCIGRRNYRYFFLFLLSLTAHIMGVFGFGLLYVLYHIEELSGVRTAVTMAVMCVAGLFFIPVAGLTGFHVVLVARGRTTNEQVTGKFRGGVNPFTNGCCNNVSRVLCSSPAPRYLGRPKKEKTIVIRPPFLRPEVSDGQITVKIMDNGIQGELRRTKSKGSLEITESQSADAEPPPPPKPDLSRYTGLRTHLGLATNEDSSLLGKDSPPTPTMYKYRPGYSSSSTSAAMPHSSSAKLSRGDSLKEPTSIAESSRHPSYRSEPSLEPDSFRSPTFGKSFHFDPLSSGSRSSSLKSAQGTGFELGQLQSIRSEGTTSTSYKSLANQTRNGSLSYDSLLTPSDSPDFESVQAGPEPDPPLGYTSPFLSARLAQQREAERHPRLVSTGPAHREPSPVRYDNLSRHIVASLQEREKLLRQSPPLPGREEEPGLGDSGIQSTPGSGHAPRTSSSSDDSKRSPLGKTPLGRPAAPRFGKPDGLRGRGLGSPEPGPTAPYLGRSMSYSSQKAPSGVSETEEVALQPLLTPKDEVQLKTAYSKSNGQPKSIGSASPGPGQPPLSSPTRGGVKKVSGVGGTTYEISV